In Deltaproteobacteria bacterium, the genomic stretch CGACCCCGCTGGGGATCGACGAGCTGGTAGCGCGGGCGCGTGCGGGCAACATGACGGCGTGGAGCATGCTGTATCGCGCGACCTATCCCGGCGTGCTGCGGCACGTGTGCGCGCTGGTCGGCTCGCGCACGATGGCCGAGGACCTCGCACAGGAGGCCTACGCGCGCGCGCTGTCGTCGATCAAGAGCTTCAACGATCGCTCGTCCTTCACGACATGGTTGCACGGTGTCGCGCTCAACCTCGTGCGCGATCACTGGCGCTCCCACGAGCGTCGCGAGCGCGCGACCGCCCAGCTCGCGCTGGTCGAGGCCGCGCGGGAGCTGGGCAGCGGTGACCCCGATCGCGCGCGTCAGGGACAACTGCGCGTCGAGATGCTGTACGCGATCCTGGCCGAGCTCACCGACGGGCTGCGCGAGGTCTTCGTGCTGCGCTACATCGAGCAGGTCTCGGTCCACGAGGCTGCCGAGCAGCTCGGCCTCGAACCGGGTGCCGTGCGGGTGCGTGCCCATCGCGCACGCGCGCGCGTCGAGGCGCGCATGCGCGAGGTCGGCTGGGCCATGCCGCTGCCGGAGGAGCGCGCATGAGCCTCCACGACCATCCGCTGGGCCTGCTCGGCGAAGATCTCGACGCCAGTCTCGGGGCCTGGTCGGGCGATGCGATGCCGCCGGGCTTCGCCGACGTCGTCGCGCGTGCGATGCGTCAGGGCGCGGTGCTCGACGAGGACGCACTCGAGCGCGCGCGGGTGCTCGATCAGCTCGACGACGACGAGCTGGCGCACGCGGCGAAGGTCGGCGATGTCGACG encodes the following:
- a CDS encoding RNA polymerase sigma factor is translated as MAASNDHTVVPLRPTPPPTTPLGIDELVARARAGNMTAWSMLYRATYPGVLRHVCALVGSRTMAEDLAQEAYARALSSIKSFNDRSSFTTWLHGVALNLVRDHWRSHERRERATAQLALVEAARELGSGDPDRARQGQLRVEMLYAILAELTDGLREVFVLRYIEQVSVHEAAEQLGLEPGAVRVRAHRARARVEARMREVGWAMPLPEERA